Proteins encoded within one genomic window of Cellulomonas xiejunii:
- the gcvP gene encoding aminomethyl-transferring glycine dehydrogenase, translating into MAPAAPAPTGPVRSPAADGFPDRHIGPRGDETARMLAALGYDSLDALVDAAVPAAIRTDRPLDLPPARSEEQVLAALRDVASRNAVLRPMIGQGYYGTVTPAVIRRNVLESPAWYTAYTPYQPEISQGRLEALLNFQTVVSDLTGLDVANASLLDEATAVAEAVALMWRASRATTGTVVLDADLFGQSLAVACGRAQAVGLPVVVADLTDGLPEVDGPLVGVVVQQVGASGALRDLRPLVAAAKDRGALVTVAADLLALTLVTSPGELGADVAVGSAQRFGVPLFGGGPHAAFMAVRTGLERTLPGRLVGVSVDADGAPAYRLALQTREQHIRREKATSNICTAQALLAIVASMYAVYHGPDGLRAIARRVHGHARGVQRGLRDLGVTVVHDDVFDTVRAHVPGRAADVARAAADAGINVWVADADHVQVACDETTTADDVVAVLGAFVVAGVTTAPVAADGTVSFGAFGGGPTVPRAELLRTTDYLTHPVFHVNRSETAMLRYLRRLSDKDLALDRTMIPLGSCTMKLNATAEMEPISWPQFADVHPYAPADQTRGYAALVAELQGWLAEITGYAAVSVQPNAGSQGELAGLLAIHAYHEATRPEGAEHRDICLIPASAHGTNAASAALAGLKVVVVATAEDGEVDLADLRAKLDQHGPRVAAIMITYPSTHGVYEAHVREVCDLVHAAGGQVYIDGANLNALVGLARPAELGGDVSHLNLHKTFCIPHGGGGPGVGPVAVAAHLAPYLPGDPTPGAAGSVVAPVSAAPWGSAGILPISWAYVALMGPDGLRRATETAVLAANYLATRLREHFPVLYAGPGGLVAHECILDLRPLTKATGVTAEDVAKRLMDYGFHAPTLSFPVPGTLMIEPTESEDLVELDRFVDAMVAIRGEIAGVADGRWPLAGSPLRQAPHTAASVSADVWEQPYGRELAAFPLASLRADKYWPPVRRIDGARGDRHLVCSCPPVEAYADDVR; encoded by the coding sequence GTGGCCCCCGCCGCGCCCGCACCCACCGGACCCGTCCGCTCGCCCGCCGCGGATGGCTTCCCCGACCGGCACATCGGCCCCCGCGGCGACGAGACGGCCCGCATGCTCGCCGCGCTCGGGTACGACAGCCTCGACGCGCTGGTCGACGCCGCCGTGCCCGCCGCGATCCGCACGGACCGTCCGCTGGACCTGCCGCCGGCGCGCTCCGAGGAGCAGGTGCTCGCCGCGCTGCGCGACGTGGCGTCGCGCAACGCCGTCCTGCGGCCCATGATCGGCCAGGGTTACTACGGGACGGTGACGCCCGCGGTGATCCGCCGCAACGTCCTGGAGTCGCCCGCCTGGTACACGGCGTACACGCCGTACCAGCCGGAGATCTCGCAGGGCCGCCTCGAGGCGCTGCTGAACTTCCAGACCGTCGTGTCCGACCTCACCGGCCTCGACGTGGCGAACGCGTCGCTGCTCGACGAGGCGACGGCCGTCGCGGAGGCGGTCGCGCTCATGTGGCGGGCGTCGCGCGCGACGACGGGCACGGTCGTGCTGGACGCCGACCTGTTCGGCCAGTCGCTGGCCGTCGCCTGCGGGCGCGCGCAGGCGGTCGGCCTGCCGGTGGTCGTCGCGGACCTCACCGACGGGTTGCCGGAGGTCGACGGGCCGCTGGTCGGCGTCGTCGTGCAGCAGGTGGGCGCGTCGGGCGCGCTGCGGGACCTGCGCCCGCTGGTCGCCGCGGCCAAGGACCGCGGGGCTCTCGTCACGGTGGCCGCGGACCTGCTCGCGCTGACGCTCGTGACGTCGCCGGGCGAGCTGGGTGCGGACGTCGCGGTCGGCTCGGCGCAGCGGTTCGGTGTCCCGCTGTTCGGCGGCGGCCCGCACGCCGCGTTCATGGCGGTGCGCACCGGGCTCGAGCGCACGCTGCCCGGGCGCCTCGTGGGGGTGTCCGTCGACGCCGACGGCGCCCCGGCCTACCGGCTCGCGCTGCAGACCCGCGAGCAGCACATCCGCCGTGAGAAGGCCACGAGCAACATCTGCACGGCGCAGGCGCTGCTCGCGATCGTCGCGTCGATGTACGCGGTCTACCACGGGCCGGACGGGCTGCGGGCGATCGCGCGGCGGGTGCACGGGCACGCGCGAGGCGTGCAGCGCGGGCTGCGCGACCTGGGCGTGACGGTCGTCCACGACGACGTCTTCGACACCGTGCGCGCGCACGTGCCGGGCCGTGCGGCGGACGTGGCACGGGCCGCTGCCGACGCGGGCATCAACGTGTGGGTCGCCGACGCCGACCACGTGCAGGTCGCGTGCGACGAGACGACGACGGCGGACGACGTGGTGGCGGTGCTGGGCGCGTTCGTCGTCGCGGGCGTCACCACCGCCCCGGTCGCGGCCGACGGGACCGTCTCGTTCGGCGCGTTCGGGGGCGGCCCCACCGTGCCGCGCGCCGAGCTGCTGCGGACCACCGACTACCTCACGCACCCGGTGTTCCACGTGAATCGTTCCGAGACGGCGATGCTGCGCTACCTGCGCCGCCTGTCCGACAAGGACCTCGCGCTCGACCGCACGATGATCCCGCTGGGCTCGTGCACCATGAAGCTCAACGCGACGGCCGAGATGGAGCCCATCTCCTGGCCGCAGTTCGCGGACGTCCACCCGTACGCCCCCGCCGACCAGACGCGGGGCTACGCGGCCCTGGTCGCCGAGCTGCAGGGCTGGCTCGCCGAGATCACGGGCTACGCCGCGGTGAGCGTGCAGCCCAACGCGGGGTCGCAGGGCGAGCTCGCCGGTCTGCTCGCCATCCACGCGTACCACGAGGCCACCCGGCCCGAGGGTGCCGAGCACCGCGACATCTGCCTCATCCCCGCCTCGGCGCACGGCACCAACGCGGCGTCGGCCGCGCTCGCGGGCCTCAAGGTCGTCGTCGTCGCGACGGCCGAGGACGGCGAGGTCGACCTCGCGGACCTGCGCGCCAAGCTCGACCAGCACGGCCCGCGCGTCGCGGCGATCATGATCACGTACCCCTCGACGCACGGCGTCTACGAGGCGCACGTGCGTGAGGTCTGCGACCTGGTGCACGCCGCCGGCGGGCAGGTCTACATCGACGGCGCCAACCTCAACGCGCTCGTCGGGCTGGCCCGTCCGGCCGAGCTCGGCGGGGACGTCTCCCACCTGAACCTGCACAAGACCTTCTGCATCCCGCACGGCGGCGGCGGCCCGGGGGTCGGGCCGGTGGCGGTCGCGGCGCACCTCGCGCCGTACCTGCCGGGCGACCCGACGCCGGGTGCGGCCGGCTCCGTCGTCGCGCCCGTCTCGGCTGCGCCCTGGGGCTCGGCCGGCATCCTGCCGATCTCGTGGGCGTACGTCGCGCTCATGGGTCCCGACGGCCTGCGCCGCGCGACCGAGACGGCCGTGCTGGCGGCGAACTACCTGGCCACGCGCCTGCGCGAGCACTTCCCGGTCCTCTACGCCGGCCCGGGCGGCCTGGTCGCGCACGAGTGCATCCTCGACCTGCGTCCCCTGACGAAGGCCACGGGCGTCACCGCCGAGGACGTCGCCAAGCGGCTCATGGACTACGGCTTCCACGCGCCCACGCTGTCGTTCCCGGTCCCGGGCACCCTCATGATCGAGCCGACCGAGAGCGAGGACCTCGTCGAGCTCGACCGGTTCGTCGACGCGATGGTCGCGATCCGCGGCGAGATCGCGGGCGTCGCGGACGGCCGCTGGCCGCTGGCGGGCTCACCGCTGCGCCAGGCGCCGCACACGGCGGCGTCCGTCAGCGCGGACGTCTGGGAGCAGCCGTACGGCCGTGAGCTGGCCGCGTTCCCCCTCGCCTCGCTGCGCGCCGACAAGTACTGGCCGCCCGTGCGTCGCATCGACGGCGCCCGCGGCGACCGGCACCTCGTCTGCTCGTGCCCGCCCGTCGAGGCGTACGCGGACGACGTGCGATGA
- the gcvT gene encoding glycine cleavage system aminomethyltransferase GcvT has protein sequence MTADLRPDLTTGAPMTELRSPLHDEHVALGASLTAFAGWQMPLRYTSDLAEHTAVRTAAGLFDLSHMGEIAVTGPQAGAFLDLALVGNLTGLRVPGARYTMIVQPDGGVIDDLVVYRTGEEEYLVVANASNHDVVLTELRERAAGTGLDAHVVDRSAATALVAVQGPRALDVVEALAGLTADPAGPADVSPATLRYYACLPMQFEGAPVLVARTGYTGEDGFEFFVDAAGAPALWRALLAAGADHGIVPAGLSARDSLRLEAGMPLYGNELDRTTTPHDAGLGRVVKLDKVDADGAPLPFVGRDALAARAHSAPARVLVGLQGLGRRAARHGYDVLASTQPDAPVVGTVTSGAPSPTLGYPVAMAYVTPEMSAEGAELAVDVRGRREPVRVVPLPFYRRPR, from the coding sequence ATGACCGCCGACCTCCGGCCCGACCTCACCACGGGAGCCCCGATGACCGAGCTGCGCTCGCCCCTGCACGACGAGCACGTCGCCCTGGGCGCGTCGCTCACCGCCTTCGCGGGCTGGCAGATGCCGCTGCGGTACACGTCCGACCTCGCCGAGCACACGGCGGTCCGCACGGCCGCCGGCCTGTTCGACCTCTCGCACATGGGGGAGATCGCGGTCACCGGGCCGCAGGCCGGCGCGTTCCTCGACCTCGCGCTCGTCGGCAACCTCACGGGCCTGCGGGTGCCCGGTGCGCGGTACACGATGATCGTCCAGCCCGACGGCGGCGTCATCGACGACCTCGTCGTGTACCGCACGGGCGAGGAGGAGTACCTCGTCGTCGCCAACGCGTCGAACCACGACGTCGTGCTCACCGAGCTGCGCGAGCGTGCGGCCGGGACGGGTCTCGACGCCCACGTCGTCGACCGCTCTGCCGCGACGGCGCTCGTGGCGGTGCAGGGGCCGCGTGCGCTCGACGTGGTCGAGGCGCTGGCCGGCCTGACGGCGGACCCGGCCGGCCCCGCCGACGTGAGCCCTGCGACGCTGCGCTACTACGCGTGCCTGCCGATGCAGTTCGAGGGGGCTCCGGTGCTGGTCGCGCGCACCGGTTACACGGGCGAGGACGGCTTCGAGTTCTTCGTCGACGCGGCGGGCGCACCGGCCCTGTGGCGTGCCCTGCTCGCCGCCGGTGCCGACCACGGGATCGTCCCCGCGGGCCTGTCGGCGCGCGACTCGCTGCGCCTGGAGGCCGGCATGCCGCTGTACGGCAACGAGCTGGACCGCACGACGACGCCGCACGACGCGGGCCTGGGGCGTGTCGTCAAGCTCGACAAGGTCGACGCCGACGGCGCGCCCCTGCCGTTCGTCGGGCGCGATGCGCTCGCCGCGCGGGCGCACTCGGCACCCGCGCGCGTCCTCGTGGGGCTGCAGGGTCTGGGGCGTCGCGCCGCGCGGCACGGGTACGACGTGCTCGCGTCCACGCAGCCCGACGCGCCGGTCGTCGGCACGGTCACGTCCGGTGCGCCGTCGCCCACGCTCGGGTACCCCGTGGCGATGGCGTACGTGACGCCGGAGATGAGCGCCGAGGGGGCCGAGCTCGCGGTCGACGTGCGCGGACGGCGTGAACCCGTGCGCGTGGTGCCCCTTCCCTTCTACCGTCGTCCTCGGTGA
- the gcvH gene encoding glycine cleavage system protein GcvH has product MAAELPTTLEYTAEHEWVDASSPVTVGITAVAADALGDIVFVELPSVGSTIEAGAVIGEIESTKSVSELFSPVSGTVVEVNGAVVDDPSLVNADPYGEGWLLRVDVTSTGPLLSAEEYAALNP; this is encoded by the coding sequence ATGGCCGCCGAGCTGCCCACGACGCTGGAGTACACCGCCGAGCACGAGTGGGTCGACGCGTCGTCGCCCGTCACGGTCGGCATCACGGCGGTCGCCGCCGACGCCCTGGGCGACATCGTCTTCGTCGAGCTGCCGAGTGTGGGCTCCACGATCGAGGCGGGCGCCGTCATCGGGGAGATCGAGTCGACCAAGTCGGTCTCCGAGCTGTTCTCGCCCGTCTCCGGGACCGTCGTCGAGGTCAACGGCGCGGTCGTCGACGACCCCTCGCTGGTCAACGCGGACCCTTACGGCGAGGGGTGGCTGCTGCGCGTCGACGTCACGTCCACGGGCCCTCTCCTGTCGGCCGAGGAGTACGCAGCGCTCAACCCGTGA
- a CDS encoding helix-turn-helix domain-containing protein yields the protein MSMLDTALNPHLLGAHSLTRRERVVLAELTEDVTLEEIATRLFVTRNTVKSQVRSVYRKIGASTRAEAVAWAEANGIR from the coding sequence ATGAGCATGCTGGACACCGCCTTGAACCCGCACCTGCTGGGGGCTCACTCCCTCACCCGACGCGAGCGGGTCGTGCTGGCCGAGCTGACCGAGGACGTCACGCTCGAGGAGATCGCCACGCGGCTGTTCGTCACCCGCAACACCGTCAAGTCGCAGGTGCGCAGCGTCTACCGCAAGATCGGCGCCTCCACGCGTGCCGAGGCGGTCGCGTGGGCCGAGGCCAACGGCATCCGCTGA
- a CDS encoding (deoxy)nucleoside triphosphate pyrophosphohydrolase yields MTPVLVVAAAVVDDLDDPQLLLAARRATPASLAGRWEFPGGKVEAGETPEEALHRELREELGVRVGLGVELLGPDDGAWVLSDQYVMRLWFAEVLEGGPEPLVEHDELRWLPAGQWLDVPWLDADVRIVEGLVDFVAGFAREDRRSMGRSA; encoded by the coding sequence ATGACTCCTGTGCTCGTCGTGGCAGCGGCCGTGGTCGACGATCTCGACGACCCGCAGCTCCTGCTCGCGGCGCGGCGGGCGACGCCCGCCAGCCTCGCGGGGCGCTGGGAGTTCCCCGGGGGCAAGGTCGAGGCAGGTGAGACGCCCGAAGAGGCGCTGCACCGGGAGCTGCGTGAGGAGCTCGGTGTGCGCGTGGGGCTCGGTGTCGAGCTCCTCGGCCCGGACGACGGCGCGTGGGTCCTGTCCGACCAGTACGTCATGCGGCTGTGGTTCGCCGAGGTGCTGGAGGGTGGGCCCGAGCCGCTCGTCGAGCACGACGAGCTGCGCTGGCTGCCCGCGGGCCAGTGGCTCGACGTGCCGTGGCTCGATGCCGACGTGCGGATCGTCGAGGGCCTGGTCGACTTCGTCGCGGGCTTCGCGCGCGAGGACCGGCGCTCCATGGGCCGCTCCGCCTGA
- a CDS encoding Hsp20/alpha crystallin family protein: MATRFDPFREMDRVLAQVLASDRASATMPMDLYRDGDHYVLHVDLPGADPGTIDVNVDDRTLTIRAQRTPRTESDVQWLAKERPVGTYARQLTVGRGLALDRINATYDDGVLTLTIPVAEEAKPRRIEVQHGAAQASIAAPEPASAD, from the coding sequence ATGGCTACTCGTTTCGACCCGTTCCGTGAGATGGACCGCGTGCTTGCGCAGGTCCTCGCGTCCGACCGCGCGTCGGCGACGATGCCGATGGACCTGTACCGCGACGGTGACCACTACGTCCTGCACGTCGACCTGCCGGGCGCCGACCCGGGCACCATCGACGTGAACGTGGACGACCGCACCCTGACCATCCGGGCGCAGCGCACGCCGCGCACCGAGAGCGACGTGCAGTGGCTCGCCAAGGAGCGGCCCGTCGGCACCTACGCCCGCCAGCTGACCGTCGGCCGCGGCCTCGCGCTCGACCGCATCAACGCGACGTACGACGACGGCGTCCTCACGCTGACCATCCCGGTGGCGGAGGAGGCCAAGCCGCGTCGCATCGAGGTCCAGCACGGTGCCGCACAGGCTTCGATCGCAGCACCCGAGCCGGCGTCGGCGGACTGA
- a CDS encoding MalY/PatB family protein has product MGSPFDVPVAELRRRTSLKWHTYPQDVLPAFVAEMDVRPLDAVVSAVHGALLSGDTGYEAGPASPRGTAYAEAFADFASRHHGWDVPVDRTRLVPDVMLGAVEVIRLVSAPGDAVVINPPVYPPFRSFLEHAGRRVVTAPLTPAGRLDLDALDRAFAGARAYLLCHPHNPTGTLHTADELRAVGDLATRHGVRVVADEIHAPLFVGDEAFVPTTTVIPDAIALHSASKAFNLAGLKTAVAVPGPAADDLTHLPEIVGHGVSHVASIAHQAAYRHGHAWLADVRASIRRHQQMVDDALTERLPSARWRRPEATYFAWLDVRDTPAVAGSGTDPARLLLHRGRLAVNPGPTFGDEGAGHVRLNLATSPEILADALDRLVTTLAARA; this is encoded by the coding sequence ATGGGTTCCCCGTTCGACGTCCCGGTCGCCGAGCTGCGACGGCGCACCTCCCTGAAGTGGCACACCTACCCGCAGGACGTGCTGCCGGCGTTCGTCGCCGAGATGGACGTGCGTCCGCTCGACGCGGTCGTGTCCGCCGTCCACGGCGCGCTGCTCAGCGGTGACACCGGGTACGAGGCCGGGCCTGCGAGTCCGCGCGGCACGGCCTACGCGGAGGCGTTCGCCGACTTCGCCTCCCGGCACCACGGGTGGGACGTCCCGGTGGACCGCACGCGGCTGGTCCCGGACGTCATGCTCGGCGCGGTCGAGGTGATCCGTCTGGTCTCGGCGCCGGGCGACGCGGTCGTCATCAACCCGCCCGTGTACCCGCCGTTCCGGTCCTTCCTGGAGCACGCCGGGCGTCGCGTCGTCACCGCACCGCTCACCCCTGCGGGCCGGCTCGACCTCGACGCGCTCGACCGCGCGTTCGCCGGCGCCCGCGCCTACCTGCTGTGCCACCCCCACAACCCGACCGGGACGCTGCACACCGCGGACGAGCTGCGCGCCGTCGGGGACCTCGCCACCCGGCACGGCGTCCGCGTCGTCGCCGACGAGATCCACGCACCGCTCTTCGTCGGCGACGAGGCGTTCGTCCCCACCACGACGGTGATCCCCGACGCCATCGCGCTGCACTCGGCGTCCAAGGCGTTCAACCTGGCAGGCCTCAAGACCGCCGTCGCCGTCCCTGGTCCTGCCGCCGACGACCTCACGCACCTGCCGGAGATCGTCGGTCACGGCGTCAGCCACGTCGCGTCGATCGCGCACCAGGCCGCGTACCGTCACGGCCACGCCTGGCTCGCCGACGTGCGCGCGAGCATCCGGCGGCACCAGCAGATGGTGGACGACGCGCTGACCGAACGGCTGCCGAGCGCACGGTGGCGGCGGCCGGAGGCGACGTACTTCGCGTGGCTCGACGTCCGCGACACGCCGGCCGTCGCCGGCAGCGGCACGGACCCCGCGCGACTCCTGCTGCACCGCGGTCGGCTGGCGGTGAACCCTGGCCCGACGTTCGGTGACGAGGGCGCCGGTCACGTCCGGCTCAACCTGGCGACGTCACCGGAGATCCTCGCCGACGCCCTGGACCGTCTGGTGACGACGCTCGCCGCTCGCGCCTGA
- the metE gene encoding 5-methyltetrahydropteroyltriglutamate--homocysteine S-methyltransferase, with protein sequence MTDTTPAQPATPAFPAGSVLGYPRIGPRRELKKALEAFWAGRTSADEVEAVAADLRRRTRTRLAELGLATDAPAIPSAFSFYDHVLDATALVGAVPARFADLQDADGRLDLAGYSTVARGRGDDLPLEMTKWFDTNYHYLVPEIGPDTQFRYASDRPVAEFTEALADGVLTRPVVVGPVTYLALAKPTEDAPAGFSPIDRLDDILPVYVRLLTELAAAGATWVQIDEPALVSDSVGVSADVLAEATTRAYRVLATELARPQRPAILLAASYGDLGSALPVVAATDVEGLALDLVRGDAPTVPVTGLAGKTLVGGVVDGHNIWRADLDKKLAILEQLENLGAAAVTVGTSTSLFHVPHTLEDEPALDRALVQWLAFADEKVREVATLAEGLTEGREAIHEQLLAASDAVNSRATAPGVVRPEVRERVAALTDEQFRRGPFAERKAAQAARLNLPALPTTTIGSFPQTPEIRKARAAFGKGELTAEQYEDEMKAEVRRVVELQERIGLDVLVHGEPERNDMVQYFAENLDGFSVTQNGWVQSYGSRCTRPSILWGDVSRPAPITVAWAQYAQSLTSKPMKGMLTGPVTILAWSFVRDDQPLGDTANQVALALRDEIADLEAAGIGIVQVDEPAIRELLPLREKDHAAYLDWSVSSFRLSTAGVRPETQIHTHLCYSEFGEIMEAIDGLDADVTSIEAARSKMEILGDIAAAGYPRAVGPGVYDIHSPRVPSQDEVTELLTEAVRTIDVDQLWVNPDCGLKTRRYEEVTPSLEHLVQATRTVRASL encoded by the coding sequence ATGACCGACACCACGCCCGCCCAGCCGGCGACCCCGGCCTTCCCCGCCGGCTCCGTCCTCGGCTACCCGCGCATCGGCCCGCGCCGCGAGCTCAAGAAGGCCCTCGAGGCGTTCTGGGCCGGCCGCACGTCCGCGGACGAGGTCGAGGCCGTCGCCGCCGACCTGCGTCGTCGCACGCGCACGCGCCTCGCCGAGCTGGGTCTGGCGACCGACGCCCCCGCGATCCCCAGCGCGTTCTCCTTCTACGACCACGTGCTGGACGCCACCGCGCTCGTCGGCGCCGTCCCCGCCCGCTTCGCGGACCTGCAGGACGCGGACGGCCGTCTCGACCTGGCCGGGTACTCCACCGTGGCCCGTGGCCGTGGTGACGACCTGCCGCTCGAGATGACCAAGTGGTTCGACACCAACTACCACTACCTGGTGCCCGAGATCGGCCCGGACACGCAGTTCCGGTACGCGTCCGACCGCCCCGTCGCGGAGTTCACCGAGGCGCTCGCCGACGGCGTGCTCACGCGGCCCGTCGTCGTCGGCCCGGTAACGTACCTGGCGCTGGCCAAGCCGACCGAGGACGCGCCCGCCGGGTTCTCCCCGATCGACCGCCTCGACGACATCCTGCCCGTCTACGTGCGGCTGCTCACCGAGCTCGCCGCAGCCGGCGCCACGTGGGTGCAGATCGACGAGCCCGCGCTGGTCTCCGACTCCGTCGGGGTGTCCGCCGACGTGCTGGCCGAGGCGACGACCCGCGCGTACCGGGTGCTCGCGACCGAGCTCGCGCGCCCGCAGCGTCCGGCGATCCTGCTCGCTGCCTCGTACGGCGACCTCGGCTCGGCGCTGCCCGTGGTCGCGGCCACCGACGTCGAGGGCCTCGCGCTCGACCTCGTCCGCGGCGACGCCCCGACGGTCCCCGTCACGGGTCTCGCGGGCAAGACGCTCGTCGGCGGGGTCGTCGACGGCCACAACATCTGGCGCGCGGACCTCGACAAGAAGCTCGCGATCCTCGAGCAGCTCGAGAACCTCGGCGCCGCGGCCGTCACGGTCGGCACGTCGACGTCGCTGTTCCACGTGCCGCACACGCTCGAGGACGAGCCCGCGCTCGACCGCGCGCTCGTGCAGTGGCTCGCGTTCGCCGACGAGAAGGTCCGCGAGGTCGCCACGCTCGCCGAGGGCCTGACCGAGGGCCGCGAGGCGATCCACGAGCAGCTCCTCGCCGCGTCGGACGCCGTGAACTCGCGCGCCACCGCCCCGGGCGTCGTCCGCCCCGAGGTCCGCGAGCGCGTCGCCGCGCTGACCGACGAGCAGTTCCGCCGCGGCCCGTTCGCCGAGCGCAAGGCCGCGCAGGCCGCACGCCTGAACCTCCCGGCGCTGCCCACGACGACCATCGGGTCGTTCCCGCAGACGCCGGAGATCCGCAAGGCGCGCGCCGCCTTCGGCAAGGGCGAGCTCACGGCCGAGCAGTACGAGGACGAGATGAAGGCGGAGGTCCGCCGCGTCGTCGAGCTGCAGGAGCGGATCGGTCTCGACGTCCTCGTGCACGGCGAGCCCGAGCGCAACGACATGGTCCAGTACTTCGCCGAGAACCTCGACGGCTTCTCCGTGACGCAGAACGGCTGGGTGCAGTCGTACGGCTCGCGCTGCACGCGCCCGTCGATCCTGTGGGGCGACGTGTCCCGCCCGGCGCCCATCACGGTCGCGTGGGCGCAGTACGCGCAGTCGCTCACGTCGAAGCCGATGAAGGGCATGCTCACGGGCCCGGTCACGATCCTCGCGTGGTCGTTCGTCCGCGACGACCAGCCGCTCGGCGACACCGCGAACCAGGTCGCCCTCGCGCTGCGCGACGAGATCGCCGACCTCGAGGCGGCGGGCATCGGGATCGTCCAGGTCGATGAGCCCGCGATCCGTGAGCTGCTGCCGCTGCGCGAGAAGGACCACGCCGCGTACCTCGACTGGTCGGTCAGCTCGTTCCGCCTGTCGACGGCCGGCGTGCGCCCCGAGACGCAGATCCACACGCACCTGTGCTACTCGGAGTTCGGCGAGATCATGGAGGCGATCGACGGTCTCGACGCCGACGTGACGAGCATCGAGGCGGCCCGCTCGAAGATGGAGATCCTCGGCGACATCGCCGCGGCCGGGTACCCCCGTGCCGTCGGGCCCGGCGTCTACGACATCCACTCGCCGCGCGTCCCGTCGCAGGACGAGGTCACCGAGCTGCTCACCGAGGCGGTCCGCACCATCGACGTCGACCAGCTCTGGGTGAACCCGGACTGCGGCCTCAAGACCCGCCGCTACGAGGAGGTCACGCCCTCGCTCGAGCACCTGGTCCAGGCGACCCGGACGGTCCGCGCGTCCCTCTGA
- a CDS encoding methylenetetrahydrofolate reductase, whose product MSTVVEIKTETVTAPQHSRTARRRAEQAGALDRPTVSFELFPPRNPDAAPRLWSTVRELETVEPDFVSVTYGAAGKTRQTTRAMVRRLLRETSLTPIAHLTCVGTSREEVTAIVEEFLDEGVRSFLALRGDPPAGEPDWRPHPDGVHTAAELVELLRDIESRRCGRSAAQAVRARVRPLSVAVAAFPRGNHATGGTRAQDVQALLAKQRAGADFAITQVFYEAEAYLGLVAEARAAGVTIPIVPGIIPTTDPARLLRLQELTGVPVPRRLFDLLGSTDDPVERHRRGTRAGVDLVNGVLDGGAPGVHVYTYNKHEAALDLLDGADLIGGRRCTVTAPDAVTTPDLTAPDGHPADASTTTPRGNLS is encoded by the coding sequence ATGAGCACCGTGGTCGAGATCAAGACCGAGACGGTCACCGCACCCCAGCACTCGCGCACCGCGCGGCGACGCGCGGAGCAGGCGGGCGCACTGGACCGTCCGACCGTCTCCTTCGAGCTGTTCCCCCCGCGCAACCCCGACGCGGCACCCCGCCTGTGGTCGACCGTGCGTGAGCTCGAGACCGTCGAGCCCGACTTCGTCTCCGTCACGTACGGCGCGGCCGGCAAGACCCGCCAGACCACGCGGGCGATGGTCCGCCGCCTGCTGCGCGAGACCTCCCTCACCCCGATCGCCCACCTGACCTGCGTGGGGACCTCGCGCGAAGAGGTGACGGCGATCGTCGAGGAGTTCCTCGACGAGGGCGTGCGCTCGTTCCTCGCGCTGCGTGGCGACCCGCCCGCCGGCGAGCCCGACTGGCGCCCGCACCCCGACGGCGTGCACACCGCCGCCGAGCTCGTCGAGCTGCTGCGCGACATCGAGAGCCGCCGGTGCGGCCGCAGCGCCGCGCAGGCCGTCCGCGCCCGGGTCCGCCCGCTGTCGGTGGCCGTCGCCGCGTTCCCCCGCGGCAACCACGCCACCGGCGGCACCCGCGCCCAGGACGTCCAGGCCCTGCTCGCCAAGCAGCGCGCCGGCGCCGACTTCGCGATCACCCAGGTGTTCTACGAGGCCGAGGCGTACCTCGGGCTCGTCGCCGAGGCGCGCGCCGCCGGCGTCACCATCCCGATCGTGCCGGGCATCATCCCGACCACCGACCCCGCCCGGCTGCTGCGCCTGCAGGAGCTCACGGGCGTGCCCGTCCCCCGCCGGCTGTTCGACCTGCTCGGGTCCACCGACGACCCGGTCGAGCGCCACCGCCGCGGCACCCGCGCGGGTGTCGACCTCGTCAACGGGGTCCTGGACGGCGGCGCGCCCGGCGTCCACGTCTACACGTACAACAAGCACGAGGCGGCGCTCGACCTCCTCGACGGCGCCGACCTCATCGGCGGCCGTCGCTGCACGGTCACCGCCCCCGACGCCGTCACCACTCCCGACCTCACCGCGCCGGACGGCCACCCCGCCGACGCCTCCACGACGACACCGCGAGGAAACCTGTCATGA